The following coding sequences lie in one Rutidosis leptorrhynchoides isolate AG116_Rl617_1_P2 chromosome 6, CSIRO_AGI_Rlap_v1, whole genome shotgun sequence genomic window:
- the LOC139851468 gene encoding protein STRUBBELIG-RECEPTOR FAMILY 8-like — protein MVINQRHHFLLLINSVAAIFVFLGSVHATTDPTDVQALGVLYTSLNNAAQLTNWKPNGVDPCGESWRGVTCEGTAVVSIQLPNLAIVGTLGYMLSGLASLKTLDLSGNDIHDALPYQLPPNLTSLNLANNNLSGNLPYSIASMYNLNYLNLSRNVLTQNIGDIFNNLTSLTTLDLSNNGFAGDLPNSLSLLSSISTFHVQNNQLTGSLNSLVGLPLTDINVANNHFSGWIPHELLSVPTFIYDGNSFDNGPAPPPPPYTAPPPGKPHNNRTRSPPSSTRAGPDAPSSKTSSGKKLGIGTILGISLGSAFFILVLLLGLLLCFKKGKKKEYNARTSTVNPPISSEKVTAEMQEQRVKPAVSSIVDLKPPPIENSTFERGKSGSTKRVKSPITTSSYTVATLQTATNSFSQDNIIGEGSLGRVYKADFPNGKIMAVKKIDNAALSLQEEDNFVEAVSNMSRLRHPNIVSLAGYCAEHGQRLLVYDYIANGSLQDLLHFADDRSKTLTWNARVRVALGTARALEYLHEVCLPSVVHRNLKSANILLDEELNPHLSDCGLAALTPNTEREVAAQLVGSFGYSAPEFALSGIYTVKSDVYSFGVVMLELLTGRKPLDSSRVRSEQSLVRWATPQLHDIDSLAKMVDPTLNGMYPAKSLSRFADIIALCVQPEAEFRPPMSEVVQALVRLMQRASVVKRRSSDDSGFIYKTPDHEAYEMSY, from the exons ATGGTGATAAATCAACGTCATCATTTTCTTCTGTTAATCAACTCAGTTGCAGCGATCTTCGTTTTCTTAGGTTCCGTTCACGCCACTACTGATCCAACTGATG TTCAAGCACTAGGGGTATTATACACATCTTTGAACAATGCTGCACAGCTAACAAATTGGAAACCTAATGGTGTTGATCCATGTGGAGAGTCATGGAGAGGGGTTACATGTGAAGGCACTGCTGTTGTTTCAAT TCAACTTCCTAATTTGGCGATTGTTGGGACATTGGGATATATGTTGTCTGGCCTCGCATCATTGAAAACATT gGATTTGAGTGGAAACGACATTCATGATGCACTACCGTATCAGCTACCACCAAATCTCACTAGCCT AAATCTCGCAAACAACAATTTAAGTGGAAATCTCCCGTATTCTATTGCGTCGATGTATAATCTAAATTACTT GAACCTTAGTCGCAATGTGCTTACTCAAAATATCGGAGATATATTCAATAACCTGACTAGTCTCACTACATT GGATCTCTCAAACAATGGCTTTGCTGGAGATCTACCAAATTCGCTGAGTTTATTGTCAAGTATTTCCACTTT TCATGTGCAGAACAATCAATTAACAGGCTCTTTAAATTCATTAGTTGGTTTGCCTTTGACTGATAT AAATGTAGCAAATAACCACTTCAGTGGATGGATACCACATGAGCTTCTTTCTGTTCCTACTTTTAT ATACGATGGGAATTCGTTTGACAATGGACCTGCTCCTCCTCCACCTCCATACACTGCGCCGCCTCCCGGTAAACCTCACAATAATCGCACACGTTCTCCTCCGTCAAGTACACGTGCGGGCCCTGACGCACCCTCATCGAAAACGAGCAGTGGAAAGAAGTTAGGAATCGGAACTATTTTAGGCATAAGTTTGGGATCTGCATTCTTTATACTTGTTTTACTTCTTGGGCTTCTTTTATGCTTTAAAAAAGGGAAAAAGAAGGAATATAATGCACGAACTTCCACAGTAAACCCTCCTATCAGTAGTGAGAAAG TTACTGCAGAAATGCAAGAGCAGAGGGTTAAACCCGCAGTTAGCAGCATAGTTGATTTGAAGCCCCCGCCAATAGAAAACTCGACATTTGAGCGTGGAAAAAGTGGATCTACAAAGAGAGTGAAATCCCCAATAACCACTAGTTCATACACTGTTGCAACTCTTCAAACCGCAACAAACAGTTTTTCTCAAGATAATATAATCGGTGAAGGTTCTTTGGGCCGTGTTTATAAAGCAGACTTCCCCAATGGAaag ATCATGGCTGTTAAGAAAATAGATAATGCAGCATTATCATTGCAAGAAGAAGATAATTTCGTTGAAGCTGTCTCAAACATGTCTCGTTTAAGGCACCCGAATATAGTTTCACTGGCGGGATATTGTGCTGAGCATGGGCAACGTCTTTTGGTTTATGATTACATCGCAAATGGTAGCTTACAAGATTTACTGCACTTTGCTGATGATAGGAGCAAGACGCTGACGTGGAATGCACGTGTTAGGGTCGCACTTGGTACTGCTAGAGCTCTAGA GTACTTGCATGAAGTTTGCCTACCGTCTGTTGTTCATAGAAACTTAAAGTCAGCAAATATTTTACTTGATGAAGAGCTTAATCCTCATCTATCAGACTGTGGTTTGGCTGCCCTTACACCCAACACAGAGCGAGAG GTAGCGGCACAGTTGGTCGGTTCATTTGGTTACAGTGCTCCTGAATTTGCCTTGTCTGGTATATACACCGTAAAAAGTGACGTTTATAGCTTTGGGGTGGTGATGCTGGAGTTGTTAACTGGTCGGAAGCCTTTGGATAG TTCTAGAGTGAGATCTGAACAATCACTTGTAAGATGGGCCACCCCTCAACTTCACGATATCGATTCTTTGGCGAAAATGGTTGATCCTACTTTGAATGGCATGTACCCGGCCAAGTCGCTGTCTCGGTTTGCTGATATCATTGCCCTTTGTGTTCAG CCTGAAGCAGAGTTCCGGCCTCCCATGTCTGAAGTTGTGCAAGCATTGGTTCGGCTGATGCAAAGGGCAAGTGTGGTCAAGAGGCGATCCAGTGACGACTCGGGATTCATATACAAAACACCAGATCACGAAGCCTACGAGATGTCGTATTAG